The Pan paniscus chromosome 1, NHGRI_mPanPan1-v2.0_pri, whole genome shotgun sequence genome has a segment encoding these proteins:
- the LOC134731004 gene encoding actin, alpha skeletal muscle-like, whose translation MVQRTATADDIKLEKSYKLPDSQVITISNERFRCPEVLFQPSFLGMESCGTHKTTFNCIMKCDVDISKDLYANTVLSSGTTMYPDITNRMQKAITALAPSTMKIKILAPRERKYSVWIGGSILASMSTFQQMCTSKQEYDKLESSTVHHKCF comes from the coding sequence ATGGTACAAAGAACAGCTACAGCTGATGACATAAAGCTGGAGAAGAGCTACAAGCTGCCCGACAGCCAGGTCATCACCATCAGCAACGAACGGTTCCGGTGTCCGGAGGTGCTGTTCCAgccttccttcctgggcatggaaTCCTGTGGCACCCACAAGACCACCTTCAACTGCATCATGAAGTGTGATGTGGACATCTCCAAAGACCTGTACGCCAACACAGTGCTGTCCAGCGGCACCACCATGTACCCAGACATCACCAACAGGATGCAGAAGGCAATCACTGCCCTGGCACCTAGCACCATGAAGATCAAGATCCTTGCACCCCGAGAGCGAAAGTACTCGGTGTGGATCGGCGGCTCCATCCTGGCCTCAATGTCCACCTTCCAGCAGATGTGCACTAGCAAGCAGGAGTATGACAAGTTGGAGTCCTCCACTGTTCACCACAAATGCTTCTAA